The sequence below is a genomic window from Micromonospora aurantiaca ATCC 27029.
GCGGGAACTTGTGCGCGTGGTTGACGATCTGCTCGAAGACCAGGAACAACAGCGACGGGATCTGGAACTCCACCACCGGGCGGGCCCCGGCCAGCGCCGCGCCGGTGGCGAAGCTGGTGAACGCCTGCTCGGACAGGGGGGTGTCGCGGACCCGTTCCGGGCCGAACTTCTTCAGCAGGCCGGTGGTGACGTTCGCGGCGGCCACCCGGATGTCCTCGCCGAGCACCACGACCGACTCGTCGCGGGTCATCTCGTCGGCGAGCGCCCGGGTGAGCGCCCTGCGGTAGGAGAGCCGGGGCATCAGCCACCTCCGGTCCGGGCGGTGAGCCCGCTGGCGTACAGGTGGTCCAGGGCGGTCGCCGGGTCGGGGTGCGGCCCGGCGAGCGCGTAGTCGACGGCGGCGTCCAGTTCCGCCTCGACGGCGGCGTCCACCTCGGCCCGTACCGCCGGGTCGAGCCGTGCTCCGGCGATGTCCACCGGATCGCGGGACCGGCCCTCGGCCACCTCCTCCGGCGGTCGGTAGTCGAGGCGTACCTGATGTTCGAAGGTGTGGTGGGCGTCGAAGCGGTAGGTGCGGGCCTCGACCAGCTCGGGTCCGCCGCCGGCGCGCATCCGCGCGACGGCGGCGGCGGTGACCTCGCGTACCGCCTCGGGGTCCTGCCCGTCGACGGTGGCCGCCGGCATGCCGAACGCGGCGGCCCGCCCGGCGATGGTGCCGGCGACCGCGCCGTCGACCGGCATGGTGGTGGCGTAGCCGTTGTTCTCGCAGACGAACAGCACCGGTATCCGCCAGAGCGCGGCCAGGTTGAACGCCTCCAGGAGCATGCCCTCGTTGACCGCGCCGTCGCCGAAGAAGGTGGCGCCGACGATGTCGGCACCGCGCCGCCGGCGCTCCCACACCGCTCCGGTGAGGATCGCCCCGGCGGCCCCGACGATGGCGTTGGCGCCGAGGACGCCGACGCCGAAGTCGGCGGCGTGCATCGACCCGCCCCGGCCCCGGTTGAGCCCGGTGACCCGGCCGCACAGTTCGGCCAGCATCCGGGCCGGGTCGGCACCCTTTGCGAGCACGTGCCCGTGCCCGCGGTGGGTGCCGGTGACCAGGTCCTCGCGGTCCAGCGCCGCGCAGACGCCGGCGGCGATCCCCTCCTGACCGAGGTACGGGTGGATGCCGCCGACGATCTCCCCGGCGCGGACCAGCTCGATCGCGCGTTCCTCGAAGCGGCGGATCAGCCGGACCGTCCGGTAGAGCCGGAGCGGGTCGGAGCCGGTCACGCCGGACGGCCCTCCTTGACGGCGGCGAGGATGTCGTCCCAGAGGCGGGCGCGGGCGGCGAGCGCGGCGTTCACCGTGTCGGCGCACTCCTGCCACTTGGTGTCGTCGTCGCCGCACAGGTCGGCCAGCATCTGCATGGCCATCGGGGTGTGCTGCTCGCCGTCGACCTCGATGTGCCGCTCCAGGTAGTCGACGAACTTGTTGAGCCTGTTGCTGCGCTCGTTGACGGCGACGACCTGGGTGAACATCTCGGGGATGAGGTCCTCGCGGCCGAACGCGAACGCCGCGGCCTGGCAGTGCACAGGGGTGGTCTCGATGATGCGCCAGGTGGTGCCGGCGAACGCGGCGGACGCCGCGGGGACGCCGGCGGCGCCGAGCGCCTCGGTGACCGGGGTGCCGTCGCGCAGCAGGTCGACGAGCTTGTTCACGGCTGTGGTGTCGGCGCCGGCCTCGGTCATGCCCTGCACGTACAGCTCGAAGTGGCTGATGTAGCCGTCGCCGAGTTCGTCGCTCTCCTCGACCATGACGATGTCGTTGATGAGGCGGCGGCTGCCGGTCGGGCCGGTCGGGATCCACGGCACCGTGACGCAGGTGAGCTGCCGCTGCAACGACTTCAGCAGGGACATGAAGTCCCAGACGGCGAAGACGTGGTGCTCCATGAACGTGACGAGCGCGTCGTGGGTGTCGAGGTTGGCGTAGAGGGGGTGCTTGACCACCACGTCGCGGCGCTCGGTCACCGCCCGCTCCAGCCGCTCGATGCCCGGGTGCGTCTTACCCCAGTCGTACCGTGACATTGTCAGCCTCCCTGCTGGGCGCGGTCGCGCCAGATGACCGGGCAGTAATCGGGGTCCGCGTAGTCCGGCCGGCCCTCGTGGGTGCGGCGGACCAGCACGTCGTGGTTGTACGCGGCGAGGGTGCCGTCGGAGAGCGGATACTCCCGCCAGGCGTTGTCGCCGTCCTGCAGGTGCAGCGAGACGGCCCGGCGGGGCCGGCCGCTGACGTTCGCACCGCTGCCGTGGTAGGTGCGGCAGTGGTGGAAACTCATGTGTCCCTTGGGGATCACCATGGGGATCTTGCGGATTTCGGCGCCGTTGTACGCCGCGTTCTCGGCGAGCATCACCTCGAGCTGGTCGCGGTCCCGGTCGGCGAAGTGCCGGACCACCGTGTCGTCGGCGCCGATCTCCCGCCAGCGGTGGGAGCCGTCGACCATGGTGATGGTGCCCATCTCCTCACCGCAGTCGTGGAACGGGATGAACGCGGTGAGCATGTTCTCCGACGACGAGGACGCCCAGTAGTGCTTGTCGAAGTGCCAGGGCACGATGTTCGACGGCTCGCCGGCGATCGGCGGCTTCCAGATCAGCGTGGACTGGAAGATCCGGATCTCGGCGGCGCGGGCCAGCCGGGCGGCGACCGCACCGATCAGCGGCTTGCGCAGGATGCGGGCGATGCCGTCGTGCTCGTGGTGGACGTAGTCGTTGTGCCGCTGCACGTCACCCTTGGAGGGCTCCCAGTAGGCCAGCTTCGGCGGGCGTACCGGCAGGCGGCGGTCACGGTCCCCGGCGTAGTAGCTGTCGGTGGCGGCGACGAGTTCGTCCACCTCGTCGTCGGTGAGCAGCTTCTTCGACAGGTACCAGCCGTGCTCGGCGTAGTGCCGGACGTCCTCGTCGGAGGGAAGCAGCGCCTCCTCCTCGGCGGTCAGCCCGGGATCGATGGTGGTCATGCCCCAACCCCTCCGGCCGCGACGCCGGGGGTCGCCCCCGCCGCGGCCAGCTCGCGTTCCTTCGCTTCGTAGAGCGCCTTGATGTTGCCGCTGCCGAAGGTGCGCGCCCCGCGCCGCTCGATGAGTTCGAGGAAGAGCGTGCGGCGCACGTGCATCGACTCGGTGAAGATCTGCAGCAGTTGCCCGTCGTGGTCGGAGTCGACCAGGATGCTCAGCTCGCGCAGCCGGTCCACCGGCGCGTCCAGCCGGCCGACCCGCTGCTCCAGCCCGTCGTAGTAGGCGCCGGGCGTGCTGGCGAACCGCACCCCGCGCCCGGCGAGCGCGCCCACGGCGGTGACGATGTCGTCGGTGCGCAGGCCCAGGTGCTGCACCCCGGCCCCGGCGTGCCAGCGCAGGAAGTCCTCGATCTGCCCCGGCCGGGCGCCGGTGTCCGGCTCCAGCAGCACGAAGGTGACAGTCCCGGACGGGCTCTGCACCACCTTGGAGTTCATCGCCTGGCCGGCGACCTCGATGTGCTCGGTGAAGATGTCGGCGAAGCCGAACACCTTCTCGTAGTGCGCGACGGTCTCGTCGAGCTGCCCCGGCGGCACGCAGATCGCCAGGTGGTCCACCTCGGCGAGCAGCGTGTCCGTGCCGTCGGGCGCGGTCACCGGCTCGATCGCGCCGGGCAGGAACACACCCGGGTCGCCGCGCCGCTCGACGAGGCGGTGCACCACGTCGCCGAAGCCGCCGACCTCGGCCACCACCACCTCGGCGTCCGCGCCGGTGAAGGTGCGCGGCGGGCTCAGCGCCGTCGCGCCGCGGTCCACCAGCTCGGCGTACGCCCCGGCGGCGTCGTCCACGGCGAGCGCCACCACGGCGATGCCGTCGCCGTGCCGGTGCACGTACGTGGCCGCCGGGTGCTCGGCGGACAGTCCGGTGGTCAGCAGCAGCCGGATGCCGGCCTGGGCCAGCAGCAGGGAGCGCTGCCCGTCCAGCCCGGTCTCCGGACCGCCCTGCCCGCACAGCCGGAAACCGACCGCGTTGTCGAAGTAGAAGGCCGCCTGCCGGGCGTCCCCCACGTACAGTTCGAGATGATCTATCCCGTTGATGGTCATGGGCTTCCCCTGTTCCCCCCGTGATCGCGACCCGGACGGACGCCCGGGACTGGAGTCCGGTCAGCCCGCGGCCGGGGTGGCGGCCCGGCGGGCCGGCCCGGAGAGCCGGCGCAGGAGCAGACTGACGTTCTGGCCGCCGAACCCGAACGAGTTCGTCAGCGCGTGGCCGGCCCGGGTGGGCCGGGGCACGGCGCGGACGTGGTCCGCCTCGCACTCCGGGTCCGGGTCGTCCAGGTGGTAGGTGGGTGGCAGCAGGCCACTGTCGAGCGCCAGCGCGGTGGCCGCGGCCTCCAGCACCCCTGACGCGCCGAGCAGGTGCCCGGTGAGCGCCTTGGTGGAGCTGACCGGCACGCCGCCGGTGCCGAACACCTCGGCCAGCGCGGTCGTCTCGGCGATGTCACCGAGCTTGGTGCCGGTGCCGTGCGCGTTGACGTACCCGACGTCGGCGGGCCCGACCCCGCCGGCCGCCAGCGCGCGGCGCATGCACGCCGCCGCTCCGGCGCCGTCCGGCCGCGGCGCGGTCGGGTGGTACGCGTCGGTGTTCGCCCCGAAACCGGCGACCTCGGCGTAGCCGCGCACACCCCGGCCGTCGGCGTGCCCGGCGCGCTCCAGCACCAGCAGCGCCGCGCCCTCGGCCAGCACGAAACCGTTGCGCCGCTTGTCGAACGGGCGGCTCGCCTCGGTCGGTTCGTCCCAGCCCCGGGCCAGCGCCCGGGCGTTGCCGAACGTGTCGGCGAACGTGCCGAACAGCGGCGCCTCGCTCGCCCCGCACACCACCACGTCGGCCTCGCCGGAGCGGATGAGGCGTACCCCGTCGGCGACGGCCTGGGCACCGGAGGCACAGGCCGTGCCGACCGACGAGCTGTAGCCGCGGATGCCGTGCGCGATGGCGATCCGCGCCGATGGCATGTTCGGCAGGATGCCGGTGAGCAGGTACGGGCTGACCGCCGCCCGGCCCCGGGCGGCCCGCGCCAGCACCTGGCCCTCCAGCGTGGACATGCCGCCGACGCCGCCGACGATCACCGCGATGCGCTCCGGGTCGACGTCGCGGCCCACCTCGATGCCGGCGTCGGCGAGCGCCTCGGCGGCGGTGATCAGGGCGAGCAGCACCACCCGGTCGAGCACCTTCGTCTCCGGTCCGGAGGCGACGCTGCGCGGGTCGATGTCCGGCAGCACCCCGGCCACCTCCAGGCTGCCCGCCGCCGGGTGTCCCTCGGGCGGGCGGCGCAGCCCGGACCGGCCGGTGATCAGCGCGTCGAACGTGTCCGCCACGCCGCGCCCGGCCGGGGTGAACAGGCCCATGCCGGTGATGACGGCGGTCACGACGGCGCCTCGGTCAGGTAGCGCTCGCGCAGCGCCACCTTGCGGACCTTGCCGGTCACGGTGACCGGGATGTCGTCGGCGCGTACCGGGACGATCCGGCGCAGCGTGGCTGCCACGTCCGGGCCGAGCGCGGTACGGATGCGCTCGGTGCGGTCCGCCTCCGGGTCGGCGCCGGCGGCCAGCTCCAGCAGCACGTCGGTGGTGACTGTGCCGTCGTCCGCCTTGACGATCACCACAGTGCAATCGGTGACGTCGGGGCAGGCGGCGAGGATGCGTTCCTCGGACAGCGCGGTGAAGAACCGCTTCCCGTCGCCTGCCTCGACCGAGTCGACCGCCCGGTCCAGGTGGTAGTAGCGGCCGTCCTCGTCGGCGTACACCAGGTCGCCGGTGAGGTACCAGCCGCGCAGCCGGAACCGGTACGTGGTGACCGAGTCGTTCCAGTAGCCGCGGAACAGCGACGGCGAGTCGATGCCGAGCCAGCCGACCTGCCCGGGCGGCAGCTCGTTGCCGTCGGCGTCGAGCACGGCGACCTTGGCGAACCGGTACGGGCGGCCCACGCAGCGGCCGTACCGGTCGGTGTCGGTGGTGTGGGTGATGTGGAACATCGAGTGGCCCATCTCGCTGGAGCCGAGCCCGTCGATGAACACCGACCCGGGTACCCGGGTCACGCCGCCACGCGTCACCACGTCGCGGGAGCCGACAGCGACCAGCCGCCGTACGTGCGGCTCGTGCGAGCAGTCGCCGGTGTTGAACCACAGCCGCACCGAGTCCAGGTCGTAGCCGGACAGGTCGAAGCGGGCCAGCTCGGCCCAGGTGACCGAGAAGCCGAACACGCCGTCCGGGCGCCACCGCTGGATCGCGTCCAGCACCCGCTCACCGCCCTGGTCGGAGAGCAGGAACATCTCCGCCCGGTTGCCGAGCGCCTGGTTGACCATGAGCACTGTGGCGGTGTGCGGGGCCGGCAGCGCGTTGAGGATGCGTGTGGTGCCCTGTGCCTGCGGCATGGACAGCAGGTGGCGGGTGGCGGCGAACAGGCTGGCGTGCGAGTGCAGCACCGCCTTCGGCACACCGGTGGTGCCGGAGGTGTGGGTGATCACGATCGGGTCGTCCGGGTGGTGCCGGTAGTGTGCGGGTGCCGTGTCGGGGTCGCCGGTGCCGGCCTGCGCGGGCTCGCCGAGCATCGGCGCGCCCAGGTCGTGCCCGGCCAGCGCCTCGGCGTGCGCGGCGTCGGCGAGCACCCCGGCGGCGCGCAGCCGGCGGATGTACTCGGCGGCGATCTCGGGACGCAGCCTGCCGTTCATCAGCGCCGGGACGGCGCCGAGGCGGGTCAGCGCCAGGAACGACAGCACCATGTCGGCGGCGGTGCCGGCCCAGACCGCGACCGGGTCGCGGGGTTTCACCCCGCGTTCGTGCAGCCACGCCGCCCGGGCGGCGACCATCCGGTCGAGCCGGCCCAGGGTCAGCGGGGTCTCGGCCGGGTGGCCGTCGATCTCGGTGTCGAACGTGAGCCCCGGCCCGTCCGGGTCGGCGCCGTGGGCCAGCACCCGGGCGAGCACGTTGCCCGCGCCCAGCTCGGCGTCGGCCGCGAGCGCGCCGCGTAGTCCCTTCGTCCTCATTGACGTGTTCCCTCCCCCAGCAGCACCGCGGTCGCCTCGCCCGGCGTACCGTCCGGTGCCAGTTCGATCAGGATCAGCAACGCCTGTGCGGCGTCGCCGTCGTACAGCAGCAGGTCCGCCTCGGCCTCCCCCTCGGCCCGCGCGTCGCCGGTGGGGCTCAGGCACACCACCGGCCCGTCCAGTCCCCAGCGCGCCGCGACGTGCCCGGCCACGCTGTTCGGCACCGACTGGAAGAAGAACAGCGGCCCGATCCGCCCGCCCGCGGCCACAGTGGCGCGTACGTGCGCCGCCCCGGCGGTGTCCCCACCGGCGCTGACCAGCACCACAGCCGTCCGGTTGCCCGGCGGCAGCGGCCCGGCGCCGTACCGCCGCGCGAGGCAGCGCTGCGCCACCGCGGCCACCAGCGGCGCGAACGGCGAGTGCACGAACCCCGGCACCCCGGCCGGCCCCGCGCCCCCGTCCCCGTCCTCGGGCCACCGCGCCTCCGCGAGCACCACGACCCCCCCGTCGCGCGATCTTGCGGTTGGTGCCCCGGGCGCGGGCGTTGTGCCCGGTTCGCCGGGGCCGTGAGTGCAAGATCGCGGGAGGTCGGGGTGGGGGGCGGGGGCGGTCATGAGGTGCTCACCAGGAGGGCCGTGTCGGCGCCGCCGAAGGCGGCGTTGAGGGTCAGGGCGTGTTCGGTGCGCGCGGGGCGCGGGGCGTCGCGGATGACGTCCAGCGGGCACTGCGGGTCGGGGCCGAGCCAGCCGGCGGTGACCGGCAGCTTGCCGTGCCGCAGGGCCAGCACGGTGACCAGCAGTTCCAGCAACCCGGACGCCTCCAGCGCGTGCCCGTGCACCGACTTGGTGGAGCTGACCGGCAGCCGCCCGGCGTCCTCGCCGAACACCCGGGTCAGCGCCGCCGCCTCGGAGGCGTCGCTGAACGGGGTGCCGGTGGCGTTGGCGTTGACGTAACCGATCGCGTCCGGGGGCAGCCCGCCCCGGCGCAGCGCCGCCTCGACCGCCCGGGCCAGCCCGAGCCCGTCCGGGTGCGGCTGGCACGCGTGGTACGCGTCCCCCGCCCGGCCCCACCCGGCCACGCTCGCCAGCGTCTCGGCGCCCCGCCGGGCGGCGGCGCCCGCCGACTCCAGCACCACGGCGGCCACCCCGTCGCCCAGCAGCAGGCCCTTGCGCCCGGCGCTGAACGGGCGTACCGCGCCGTCGGCGGCGAGCGCCCGGCCGGCGTCGAAGAGCGCGTACTGGTCCGGTTCGACCAGGTAACCGGCCGCGACCACGACCCGCTCCAGGTGGCCCCGGCGGATCAGCGCCGCCGCGTCGGCGACCGCGCTGCTCGCCGACACGCACGCGGTGGTGTAGATCCGGGTACGCCCGCCGAGGCCGCACCGTGCGGCCAGGTGACCGGCGAGCGCCGGCACCGTCGGCTCGTCCCACCCCTGCGGTACGGGCAGCGAGTACGGCCCGCCGTGGGTGGCCAGGAACAGCGCCGACTCCGCCCGCCCGGCCCGGTCCAGTCCGGCGGCCCGGGCGGCGGTGTCGATCGCGTCGGTCAGCTCGCCGGCGAGCGTGCCGACGTCCGGCAGGGTGGCCGCCACCGTCACCCGGCGGCCGGTGGTGTCGAAACGGCGCACCGGCGCGAACGCCGGGGTGCCGGTGAGCACTCCGGCCAGCAGCGCGTCGGCGCCCCTGCCGAGGGCGCTGAGCGCGTAGGTGCCGGTGATCCGTACGGTCTCCCGCTCAGCCATCTGCGGGAGCGGTGAGAGAGCCACGGAACACCGCGAGCGCGTCGTCGACGGTGCGGATGCCGGCGAGTTCGTCGTCGCTCAGGTCCAGCCGGCGGTCGTAGCGCTGCTCGACCATGTGCACCAGCCAGGCCAGCTCCATCGAGCCGAGCCGGTCCGGCACCTGGTCGGCGGGTTTCGCGGTCAGTTCGGCGAGCATGCTCACCAGGTCAGCTCGCCCCAGGTCGGGCTGACCGGACATCAGGACTTGTCGCTGTTCGCGGCCACCCGGTCGGCGACCATCGTGGTGAACTCGCCGACCGTCATCAGCGCCAGCTTCTCCGACTCGTCGTCGGCGAACTTCACGGCGTAGCGGTCCTCGACGCGGACCGCCAGGTCGGCCAGGGCCAGCGACTCCAGGTCGACGCCGGAGGGGCCGAGCGTGGTGTCGTCGTCGAGCTCCTCCACGTCGTAGTTCATGTCGGCGAGCTGTTCGACGACGAAGGTGCGGACCTCGTCTCGCATGGGTTCAGACCTCTTCTCCGTGTACCGGCTGACGGTGCCCGGTCGGGACACCGTGTGCGTGTGAACCGGCGGGGTCGGGCGCGCGGGTGGCGCGTTGCCCGGCCGGTCCGGGGCGGGATTCGGGGTGGACCGGACGTCCGGTGGGCGTCCGGCGGGTGTGCGGCTCGTACAGCGGGCCGGTCACGACGCCGCATCCCGCAGCGCCGGGACGGACCGGACCAGCTTTCCGGTGGTGGTGCGGGGCATCTGGTCGAGCAGGCGCAGCGTGCGGGGACGCTTGAAGCCGGCCAGCCGCTCGGCGATCAGCTTGTCGAGCGTGTCCTCGGTCAGAGAGCGGTCGGTCTGGACGTACGCGGTGATGCCGTCGTCCCACACCACGACCGCGGCGACGACGCCGGGCAGGCCGGCGACCGTGGCCTCCACCTCGGTCAGGTCGACCTTCAAGCCGCCCACCGACACCTGCGAGTCCAGCCGGCCCTTGATGGTGACCAGGCCCGTGTCCGGGTCGACCACGCCGGCGTCGCGGGTGTGCAGCCAGCCGTCGGCCCACCGGGTCGGGTCGGCCAGTCCGACGTACGGGTTGGCCGGGCAGCTCACCCACAGCTCGCCGTCGCGCTCGCGTACCTCGATGCCCGGGGCGGGCGCGATGGCGGGCCGGTGCCGCCCGTACAGGTCGGTGCCGATGACGCCGACCTCGGTCATCCCGTACATGTTGCCCAGCGGGACGCCGTAGCGGCCGGTGAACGCGTCCGCCACGGCCGCGGGCACCAGCTCGCCGCCTGTGGTCATGCGCTTGAGCTGGGGCAGCGGCCCGGCCGGTGTGGTGGAGGCGAGCAGCCCGATGTGGAACGGGACGCCGAGCACAGTGGCCGGGGTGTCCTGGGCGGCGACGGCGGCGAGGATCGCGTCGCCGCTGAGCCGTTCCGGCGGGCACAGCTCGACGCCGGCGTGCAGCCCGTAGAGCAGGCCGCCGACCAGGCCGAGCACGTGCACCATGCTGGGGAGCAGGATGATCCGCTCGCCGGGCAGCGCGACGCCGTCGATGCGGGTGTAGCGGTGCACCTCGGCGACCAGGTCGGCGGCGGTGCGGCCGATCACCTTGGACGGTCCGGTGGAGCCGGAGCTGAGCTGGATCACCGCGTGCGGGCTGCCCGCCGGGCGGTCGGAGTACGCGCTGACCCCCGCGGTGACGTCGACGAAGATCCGCAGCGCGCCGCCGCCGGTTCGTACCGGGGCGACCACCACCTGCGGGCCGAGCCGGCGCAGCGCCTGGTCGACCTCGTGGTCGGTGAGCCGGTGGTCGAGCAGCACCGCCTGGGCGCCGGTACGCCAGGTGGCGAGCAGGTGCGCCACGTACGCCAGCGAGGGCGGCAGGCGCAGCGCGGCGGCGCCTCCGGCGCGCAGCCCGGCCCCGGCGAGCCGGTCCTGCGCCTCGCCGACGAGCCGGCGCAGCGTGCCCTTGTCGACCGGTTCGGGCAGGCGCAGGCAGACGTCGGTGTCGCGGCCGGTGAACAGGATGTCGTCCACCCAGTCCACCGTCGTCGAGGCAGGATCTTCCGCCACGGGATGTGCAGTCACGACCAGCCACCGTTCCACTGAGGAACTGGGCGGATCCGCCCAGCGGGTACGTCGTTCGGGGTATGGCGGAACCCTACGACGCCCCTCTTCTGCATCGCCAGATGCAAATGGCTAGATCCAAAACAGCGGCTGGGTGGATTGCTCAGGCTCGATCGGACAGGCAGGATCGGGGCCACGCCGGCAAGGTAGTCCGCCGGCCGCCGGATGCTGTCCTCCAGCTCAACCCGGCACCCACCCACCTGCCGGGCGGACGGCGTAGTCCGCGAGCGCGGGTGCGAGGGCGTCGAAGGCGACGTGCGCGTAGCCGGTGACGGCCCGCGCGATGTCGTCGTCGCCCTGCCCGGCGATGGTGCGGCGCATGGTCTCCTCGAACAGCAGCCGATGGATGCCGGCCAGCTGCGCGGCGGCGACCCGGGGCAGGATGTCGTCCTCGCGGCTCCCGGTCTCCTCGGCCAGGGCGGCGGCCAGGGCCTTCTCCCGGTCGTCGTGGAACTCGCGCAGACGGGTCACCAGCGCCGGACTGGCGGCGATCATCCGGGCGAACGCGGAACCGGAGAACCCGATGACCGGGTCGTGGGCGGCCACCGCCGCGAGGTAGGCGCGGCGCAGCGCCGCCAGCGCCGACTCGCCGGGCTCGCGCTCCCGGACGACGGTGGCCAGCTGCCGCACGAACTCGTCGTGCATGTCCAGCGCCAGATCCTCCTTCCGAGGGAAGTAGTTGGTGACGGTCATCTTGGACACCTGCGCGGCGGCGGCCACCTCGGCGATCGTCACGTTGTCGAAGCCACGTTCGAGGAACAGGCGGGTGGCCTGACCCGAGATGTTCTCCCTGGTCTGGCGCTTCTTCAAGGCCCGGAGGCCGGTGCTCTGCGCGGTCACGCCCCCCACCATACCTGGTACGAACCAAAAATTGTTCTTGACATGTTTTTAGGTTGGGCCTAACTTTAGGTCGTACCGGCGAACAGCCGGCACGGAAGGGAGCCCGACATGCCCGCCCACACCCGCGACATCGCCGCCGGCAAGCCCCGCCGCCCGCACCTCGCTCCGGCGCGCCGGCCGCACGTCCCCGTGGTCGCCCCCCGGCGCCAGCCCCGCCGGATCCCCGGCCGCCGCTGACCCGCCGCCCGTCCCGAGCCCCGCACCGTCCCGGAAGGAGCACGCCTCATGCTCGCCACCACCCCTGCAGCCGCCGGCCACACCACCGACGCGGTGGCCGCCTACCTCCGGACGATCGGACGAACGCCGCTGCTCACCGCCGAGCAGGAGACGCGCCTCGGCGCCCGAATCGAGGCCGGCGCCCTGGCGCAGCGGCGGTTGGACGACGACGGCGACCGGGTCGGCGCGGCCGAGCAGGACCGGCTGCGGCGACTCGTCGCCGACGGGCGTCGCGCCCGGCACCACATGATCGAAGCCAACCTCCGGCTGGTTGTCTCGGTCGCGAAACGGTACGCGCTCGCCGGCCGGCTGCCGCTGCTCGACCTGATTCAGGAAGGCACCATCGGCCTGATGCGGGCGGTCGAGAAGTTCGACCACCGGCGTGGACTGAAGTTCTCGACGTACGCGACCTGGTGGATCAAGCAGGCGATCGGCCGGGCCCTCACCGACCAGAGCCGCACAATCCGCCTGCCGGCGCACCTGGTCGAGGTGCTCAACCGGGTGAACCGGACCCGCCGCACGCTCGCGGGCGAACTCGACCGGGAGCCGACGCCCGCTGAGGTCGCCGCCCGGGTCGAGGTGCCCGCCGAAAAGGTGGAACTGCTGCTGCGGCACGACCGCGAGCCGGTCTCGCTGCACACGCCGGTCGCCGGGGCTGCCGGCACGACCGAGCTGGGCGACCTCCTCCCCGACGAGGCACCGGGCCCGGCCGGCGTCGTGGTGTCCTCCTGGCGGCGCCGCTACCTGGACGAGGTGCTCGGCACCCTGTCGGAGCGCGAGGCGGCCGTCATCTGCCAGCGGTACGGCCTCGACGACGACCGGCCGAGCACGCTCGACGAGATCGGCACGAGGATCGGGCTGACCCGGGAGCGGGTCCGCCAGATCGAGAGCCAGGCGCTGCGGAAGCTGCGCCACCCCACCCGCGCCCGCGTCCTGGCCGACCTGCACGCCTGAGCCGGCGTCAAGACCGCACACCGACCGTCCCACCAGGAGGCCGACCGATGACACCCGACCCCCGCACCGTCCACCCGCTGCCCGCCTTCGACCGCGTGGTGTTCCTCAAACCACTGGTGACGTCACCGAAGATCGTCGTGGGTGACTACACCTACTACGACGATCCTGACGACGCGACCGGCTTCGAGCACCGCAACGTCCTGTACGCCTATGGACCGGAACGGCTGGTCATCGGTAAGTACTGCGCGATCGCCTCCGGCACCCGATTCCTGATGGCCGGCGCGGCCCATCCCGGCATGGGCGTGTCCACGTACCCGTTCACCATGTTCGGCGGCGAGTGGGCCGAGCAGACCCTCGACATCGTCACCGCCATGCCGAGCCGCGGCGACACCGTCGTCGGGAACGACGTCTGGTTCGGCTTCGGATCCGTGGTCATGCCGGGCGTGCGGATCGGCGACGGCGCCGTCATCGCAACCGGCGCGGTGGTCACCGCCGACGTGCCGCCCTACACGATCGTCGGCGGCAATCCCGCCCGGCCGATCCGGCAACGCTTCGACGACGCCGACATCGTGCGGCTCCGCCACGCCGCCTGGTGGGACTGGCCCACCGGCCTCGTCACCGCGCACGCCCGCACGATCATGGCCGGCACACCCGCCGAGATCGCCCGGATCGCCGCCGAGCACGGCGTGGAACAGCCCGGGTGAGACCGCCGGCCGGCGACGCGCACCCCGGACGGCCGGGCCGCAGGGACGGATTCACCGGCGCCGGCACCGGGCACGGAGGTGCCCGGTGGACACCACCGGTCCGCCCCGAACGAGCGGAGGCGTCATGCGCTGGCAATACCTGGTCCTGCCCCTCGTG
It includes:
- a CDS encoding beta-ketoacyl-[acyl-carrier-protein] synthase family protein; amino-acid sequence: MAERETVRITGTYALSALGRGADALLAGVLTGTPAFAPVRRFDTTGRRVTVAATLPDVGTLAGELTDAIDTAARAAGLDRAGRAESALFLATHGGPYSLPVPQGWDEPTVPALAGHLAARCGLGGRTRIYTTACVSASSAVADAAALIRRGHLERVVVAAGYLVEPDQYALFDAGRALAADGAVRPFSAGRKGLLLGDGVAAVVLESAGAAARRGAETLASVAGWGRAGDAYHACQPHPDGLGLARAVEAALRRGGLPPDAIGYVNANATGTPFSDASEAAALTRVFGEDAGRLPVSSTKSVHGHALEASGLLELLVTVLALRHGKLPVTAGWLGPDPQCPLDVIRDAPRPARTEHALTLNAAFGGADTALLVSTS
- a CDS encoding class I adenylate-forming enzyme family protein, with protein sequence MTAHPVAEDPASTTVDWVDDILFTGRDTDVCLRLPEPVDKGTLRRLVGEAQDRLAGAGLRAGGAAALRLPPSLAYVAHLLATWRTGAQAVLLDHRLTDHEVDQALRRLGPQVVVAPVRTGGGALRIFVDVTAGVSAYSDRPAGSPHAVIQLSSGSTGPSKVIGRTAADLVAEVHRYTRIDGVALPGERIILLPSMVHVLGLVGGLLYGLHAGVELCPPERLSGDAILAAVAAQDTPATVLGVPFHIGLLASTTPAGPLPQLKRMTTGGELVPAAVADAFTGRYGVPLGNMYGMTEVGVIGTDLYGRHRPAIAPAPGIEVRERDGELWVSCPANPYVGLADPTRWADGWLHTRDAGVVDPDTGLVTIKGRLDSQVSVGGLKVDLTEVEATVAGLPGVVAAVVVWDDGITAYVQTDRSLTEDTLDKLIAERLAGFKRPRTLRLLDQMPRTTTGKLVRSVPALRDAAS
- a CDS encoding beta-ketoacyl synthase chain length factor, with translation MVLAEARWPEDGDGGAGPAGVPGFVHSPFAPLVAAVAQRCLARRYGAGPLPPGNRTAVVLVSAGGDTAGAAHVRATVAAGGRIGPLFFFQSVPNSVAGHVAARWGLDGPVVCLSPTGDARAEGEAEADLLLYDGDAAQALLILIELAPDGTPGEATAVLLGEGTRQ
- a CDS encoding acyl carrier protein, encoding MRDEVRTFVVEQLADMNYDVEELDDDTTLGPSGVDLESLALADLAVRVEDRYAVKFADDESEKLALMTVGEFTTMVADRVAANSDKS
- a CDS encoding TetR/AcrR family transcriptional regulator; translation: MTAQSTGLRALKKRQTRENISGQATRLFLERGFDNVTIAEVAAAAQVSKMTVTNYFPRKEDLALDMHDEFVRQLATVVREREPGESALAALRRAYLAAVAAHDPVIGFSGSAFARMIAASPALVTRLREFHDDREKALAAALAEETGSREDDILPRVAAAQLAGIHRLLFEETMRRTIAGQGDDDIARAVTGYAHVAFDALAPALADYAVRPAGGWVPG
- a CDS encoding class I adenylate-forming enzyme family protein codes for the protein MRTKGLRGALAADAELGAGNVLARVLAHGADPDGPGLTFDTEIDGHPAETPLTLGRLDRMVAARAAWLHERGVKPRDPVAVWAGTAADMVLSFLALTRLGAVPALMNGRLRPEIAAEYIRRLRAAGVLADAAHAEALAGHDLGAPMLGEPAQAGTGDPDTAPAHYRHHPDDPIVITHTSGTTGVPKAVLHSHASLFAATRHLLSMPQAQGTTRILNALPAPHTATVLMVNQALGNRAEMFLLSDQGGERVLDAIQRWRPDGVFGFSVTWAELARFDLSGYDLDSVRLWFNTGDCSHEPHVRRLVAVGSRDVVTRGGVTRVPGSVFIDGLGSSEMGHSMFHITHTTDTDRYGRCVGRPYRFAKVAVLDADGNELPPGQVGWLGIDSPSLFRGYWNDSVTTYRFRLRGWYLTGDLVYADEDGRYYHLDRAVDSVEAGDGKRFFTALSEERILAACPDVTDCTVVIVKADDGTVTTDVLLELAAGADPEADRTERIRTALGPDVAATLRRIVPVRADDIPVTVTGKVRKVALRERYLTEAPS